Proteins co-encoded in one Brassica oleracea var. oleracea cultivar TO1000 chromosome C4, BOL, whole genome shotgun sequence genomic window:
- the LOC106339515 gene encoding cysteine-rich repeat secretory protein 60, which yields MLISFSPFSLIPMASLRNTLPLFLCLLAATGPLPCPATSATDTFVYGGCSQQKFSPASPYESNLNSLLTSLVNSATYSSYNNFTIMGSSSSDTARGLFQCRGDLSMPDCATCVTRAVSQVGPLCPYTCGGALQLAGCYIKYDNVSFLGQEDKTVVLKKCGPSEGYNTEGISRRDAVLTELLGGGGYFRAGGSSDVQGMGQCVGDLTVSECQDCLGTAIGRLKNDCGTAVFGDMFLTKCYARYSTDGGKYNAKSHNYKTNYGGERTFAIIIGLLAAVVLLIIFLLFLRGVCSRGGK from the exons ATGCTAATATCTTTCTCTCCTTTTTCTTTAATACCAATGGCATCACTAAGGAACACTCTCCCACTCTTCTTATGTCTCCTCGCCGCAACCGGTCCTTTGCCCTGCCCCGCCACCTCCGCCACAGACACTTTCGTCTACGGTGGCTGCTCCCAGCAAAAATTCTCTCCCGCATCTCCTTATGAGTCAAACCTCAACTCGCTTCTAACTTCTCTAGTCAACTCAGCTACATACTCTTCCTACAACAACTTCACCATCATGGGCTCTTCCTCTTCAGACACTGCCCGTGGCCTTTTCCAATGCCGTGGTGACCTATCCATGCCCGACTGCGCCACGTGTGTGACACGTGCCGTCTCCCAAGTCGGCCCTCTTTGCCCTTACACCTGCGGTGGGGCCCTCCAGCTAGCCGGTTGCTACATCAAGTACGATAATGTCAGCTTCCTTGGCCAAGAAGACAAGACCGTTGTCCTAAAGAAATGTGGTCCCTCTGAGGGTTACAATACCGAAGGAATCAGCCGGAGAGACGCTGTTCTCACGGAACTACTTGGCGGCGGAGGATATTTTCGGGCCGGAGGGTCCAGTGATGTTCAAGGTATGGGGCAGTGTGTTGGAGATCTAACCGTTTCAGAGTGCCAAGATTGTTTAGGAACGGCCATCGGACGGCTTAAAAACGATTGTGGCACAGCCGTGTTTGGAGACATGTTCTTGACCAAGTGTTACGCAAGATATTCAACTGACGGTGGAAAATACAATGCCAAGTCTCATAACT ATAAAACAAACTATGGTGGAGAAAGGACGTTCGCCATCATCATAGGACTACTAGCTGCAGTTGTTCTTCTCATTATCTTCCTTCTTTTCCTAAGAGGCGTTTGCAGTCGCGGAG GTAAATAA